One Punica granatum isolate Tunisia-2019 chromosome 3, ASM765513v2, whole genome shotgun sequence genomic window carries:
- the LOC116201078 gene encoding heme oxygenase 1, chloroplastic-like: MTLTSAAPVEVPRRRQGGFVDEMRSVAMKLHTREQARGGEKEAKGPEERSIAKWDPTIEGYLKFLVDSKLVFDTLEGIVHKAALPCYAEFRNTGLERSENLAKDLEWFKDQGHNIPEPSDPGVCYAGFLEDLSEKDPQAFICHFYNIYFAHSAGGRMIGKKVAEKILDKKQLEFYKWDGDLPLLLQNVREKLNKVSEGWTREEKNHCLEETDKSFKYSGDILRLILI; the protein is encoded by the exons ATGACCCTGACATCAGCAGCCCCGGTTGAGGTGCCCAGGAGGAGGCAGGGCGGTTTTGTGGACGAGATGAGGTCCGTGGCGATGAAGCTGCACACCAGGGAGCAGGCAAGAGGGGGAGAGAAGGAGGCCAAGGGGCCCGAGGAGAGGTCCATAGCTAAGTGGGACCCCACCATTGAAGGGTACCTGAAGTTCCTGGTGGACAGTAAGCTGGTTTTTGATACCCTCGAGGGGATCGTCCACAAGGCTGCCCTTCCTTGCT ATGCTGAGTTCAGAAACACCGGTCTTGAGAGATCGGAAAATTTGGCTAAGGATCTGGAGTGGTTCAAAGACCAAGGCCACAACATTCCTGAACCATCTGATCCCGGAGTTTGCTACGCGGGTTTTCTCGAGGATCTATCTGAGAAGGATCCTCAGGCATTCATTTGCCACTTCTACAACATCTACTTCGCCCACAGTGCCGGTGGTCGAATGATCGGGAAGAAG GTTGCTGAGAAGATACTTGATAAGAAGCAGTTGGAATTCTACAAGTGGGATGGTGACCTTCCCCTCCTCCTGCAGAATGTAAGGGAGAAGCTCAACAAAGTTTCTGAG GGTTGGACTAGGGAGGAGAAGAACCATTGCTTGGAAGAGACGGATAAGTCATTCAAGTACTCAGGAGACATACTTCGTCTGATACTGATATGA